Proteins encoded by one window of Drosophila melanogaster chromosome X:
- the dy gene encoding dusky: protein MQHQQQQQQQQQQQQQQHKQVRYRNLRRNVEIGAKKIWLPLIIFLSLQVALVCADDVEVVKAIAGGPDDELTIALGDHENELDQMAQESEQEQQAQAQQQQQQQQQQQQQQQQQQHQQLPQIQMQLPQSVPKVQVHYQHNMPQPPPNVALTMRNNHQNIPLSFGQPFGPPPPPGAQFYKGPPPPQLQQRPQPPPQLQLQVQPQQQQQQQQQHTQQQGQQQQVQVPDLSVGGSSNNEIWAAPVQDMPKIVSLDVKCEKNGMKVFVQFDKPFNGIVFSKGHYSNMNCVHLPSGLGRSSASFDIGLHECGTAGNTDNYGQGYGHEAGSTGAGTYFENIIVIQYDPQVQEVWDQARKLRCTWHDQYEKSVTFRPFPVDMLDVVRADFAGDNVGCWMQIQVGKGPWASEVSGLVKIGQTMTMVLAIKDDDSKFDMLVRNCVAHDGKRAPIQLVDQRGCVTRPKLMSRFTKIKNFGASASVLSYAHFQAFKFPDSMEVHFQCTIQICRYHCPEQCSAETNLQDVHHLQVGPESQYGPPPQLHVDAYHVASAIGKRRDERRVQRRARAVAEPQVGLNRIIKVVSSGDLTFAIDDQAGGNGSSTNGANSGVDRSPQTMVFPLREEGLICMTTPGFAITLIVLLGILVTSCLTSAVLYVRLRPFSSFAGSAKERAVAFTNPQLAPLPVIQLPSPADLQGTLSKKRAMS from the exons GTCGCACTTGTCTGCGCGGACGATGTGGAGGTTGTGAAGGCGATTGCCGGTGGACCCGACGACGAACTGACCATCGCACTTGGGGATCACGAGAACGAGCTGGACCAGATGGCCCAGGAAtcggagcaggagcagcaggcacaggcgcagcagcaacagcaacaacagcagcagcagcagcaacagcagcaacagcagcagcatcagcaattGCCGCAAATCCAGATGCAGTTGCCACAATCGGTGCCCAAGGTGCAGGTGCACTACCAGCACAATATGCCACAGCCGCCTCCAAATGTGGCACTTACCATGCGAA ACAATCACCAGAACATTCCGCTGAGCTTTGGCCAGCCGTTCggaccaccaccgccaccggGTGCCCAGTTCTACAAGGGACCACCTCCGccacagctgcagcagcgacCGCAGCCACCGCCGCAGTTGCAATTGCAGGTgcagccgcaacagcagcagcagcagcagcagcagcatacGCAGCAGCAgggtcagcagcagcaggtgcagGTGCCCGACTTGAGTGTGGGCGGATCGAGCAACAATGAGATATGGGCGGCACCTGTACAGGATATGCCCAAAATTGTCTCCCTGGACGTCAAGTGCGAGAAGAACGGGATGAAGGTGTTCGTGCAGTTCGACAAACCCTTCAATGGCATTGTGTTCTCCAAGGGTCACTACAGCAACATGAACTGCGTCCACTTGCCATCGGGTTTGGGACGCAGCTCGGCGAGCTTTGATATTGGACTGCACGAGTGCGGCACCGCCGGCAATACGGACAACTATGGCCAGGGTTATGGCCATGAGGCAGGCAGCACGGGAGCAGGCACCTACTTCGAGAACATCATCGTCATCCAGTACGATCCGCAGGTGCAGGAGGTGTGGGATCAGGCCAGGAAACTCCGTTGCACGTGGCATGATCAGTACGAGAAGAGCGTGACCTTCCGTCCATTCCCGGTGGATATGCTGGATGTGGTGAGGGCCGATTTTGCTGGCGATAACGTTGGCTGCTGGATGCAAATCCAGGTGGGCAAGGGTCCGTGGGCATCCGAGGTATCTGGACTGGTTAAGATCGGCCAGACGATGACCATGGTGCTGGCCATCAAGGATGACGACTCCAAGTTCGATATGCTGGTGAGGAATTGTGTGGCGCACGACGGCAAGAGGGCGCCCATCCAATTGGTCGACCAGCGCGGTTGTGTCACCCGACCCAAGCTAATGTCACGCTTCACCAAGATCAAGAACTTTGGAGCATCTGCGTCCGTGCTGTCCTATGCCCATTTCCAGGCCTTCAAGTTCCCCGATTCGATGGAGGTACATTTCCAGTGCACCATCCAGATCTGTCGCTACCATTGTCCGGAGCAATGTTCGGCGGAAACGAATCTGCAGGATGTCCATCACTTGCAGGTGGGTCCAGAATCGCAGTACGGTCCACCGCCGCAACTTCATGTGGATGCCTACCACGTGGCCAGCGCGATTGGCAAGCGGCGCGACGAGCGAAGGGTGCAGCGACGTGCCCGAGCGGTAGCCGAACCGCAGGTGGGTCTAAACAGGATCATCAAGGTGGTTTCCTCCGGCGATCTGACCTTCGCCATCGATGACCAGGCCGGCGGTAATGGAAGCTCAACGAATGGCGCGAACTCCGGCGTGGATCGCAGTCCACAGACCATGGTATTTCCATTGCGCGAGGAGGGCCTGATCTGCATGACCACGCCGGGCTTTGCCATCACGCTAATCGTGCTCCTGGGTATCCTTGTCACGTCCTGCCTTACCTCTGCGGTACTATACGTCCGACTGCGTCCGTTCTCCTCGTTCGCAGGCAGCGCCAAGGAGCGGGCTGTGGCCTTCACGAATCCCCAGCTGGCACCGCTGCCCGTCATTCAGCTACCGTCGCCGGCGGATCTGCAGGGAACGCTCTCCAAGAAGCGGGCGATGTCGTGA